A genomic stretch from Flavobacterium sp. KS-LB2 includes:
- a CDS encoding helix-turn-helix transcriptional regulator, with protein sequence MINSDAQINENSMEGYLHDCRLKIGESIREIREKKGYNQEQLAGIMKVSRTTISKIESGKFNCSIDYLSKFSWFLGFEFEIYERKNIK encoded by the coding sequence ATGATAAACAGTGACGCTCAAATAAATGAGAATTCAATGGAAGGTTACCTCCACGACTGTCGCTTAAAGATAGGGGAATCAATTCGGGAAATCCGAGAAAAAAAAGGATATAATCAAGAACAATTAGCCGGAATTATGAAAGTAAGTAGAACAACTATTTCTAAAATTGAAAGTGGAAAATTCAATTGTAGTATAGATTACCTATCAAAGTTTTCTTGGTTTTTAGGATTTGAATTTGAAATTTATGAACGAAAAAATATTAAATAA
- a CDS encoding ParA family protein yields MPKIILITHQKGGVGKSTLAFNLSQNIAKSSKVAVVDFDLQGSLSQLTEIITSFSIIPFVEDINTILNLDYDFVFIDTPPYLSNQLPKLISIADLILVPTKAGILDLLAIKSTLKLIEHEHKTDATLVVFNMIKPNTTLTLDILIGLEEYEVPIAKTQISDLVAFTRSVVLQGVTNDRNAQRQLDQLTKEILLLLL; encoded by the coding sequence ATGCCAAAAATAATTTTAATCACGCACCAAAAAGGAGGTGTAGGCAAGAGCACTCTTGCCTTTAACCTCAGTCAGAATATAGCTAAAAGCTCAAAAGTTGCGGTAGTCGATTTCGACTTACAAGGAAGTTTGAGCCAATTAACAGAGATCATCACTAGTTTCAGTATTATTCCATTTGTCGAGGATATAAATACTATTTTAAACCTGGATTATGATTTTGTTTTTATCGATACTCCTCCTTACTTATCCAATCAATTACCAAAATTAATCAGCATAGCAGATCTGATACTTGTTCCAACTAAAGCCGGAATTCTGGATTTGTTGGCTATTAAAAGCACTTTAAAACTTATTGAACACGAACATAAAACTGATGCTACTCTTGTTGTATTCAATATGATTAAGCCCAACACTACATTAACCCTAGATATTTTAATAGGATTAGAAGAATATGAAGTACCCATTGCAAAAACGCAAATCAGTGATTTAGTTGCTTTTACGAGATCCGTTGTTTTACAAGGAGTTACAAATGACAGAAATGCCCAACGTCAGTTAGACCAGCTGACAAAAGAAATATTACTCTTGTTACTATAA
- a CDS encoding DUF5712 family protein — MPISKPHSSLGADNKGSCSNLALYLEKENQYLDMSIRKSTSSEEALQLESRKQGFFNALKTNISTIEVISSIDANKKKLGANDSKYFAPTISFSKNELQHIAFLASGKNNVKSVWDLSLMELEEYNRLITDFGRKVMDNYALNFNRQDKGVQTGADLVYFGKIEHFRKFKGTDKEVADKSVKSGTFKQGLQSHIHVIVSRKDKTQKLKLSPTCNEKLTNRTIGDNEYQVGFDRVKWIDMNEKTFDEHFKYQRKELEKFKNQNIFKNGSPQEKYDLNKLIKSNQTNFEAAIDKHQLWKTITMVQDPAGLKEKTTQTLNDFPNDEIVTQESTSEFENCAIADADKKKKRKSISTNRET, encoded by the coding sequence ATGCCGATTTCTAAACCGCACAGTTCACTTGGAGCAGACAATAAAGGTAGTTGTTCAAATCTGGCTTTGTATTTAGAAAAAGAAAATCAATACTTAGATATGAGTATAAGAAAGTCTACTTCTAGCGAAGAAGCTTTACAGTTGGAGAGCCGAAAACAAGGATTCTTTAATGCATTAAAGACAAACATTAGTACAATTGAGGTTATAAGTTCCATTGACGCAAATAAAAAGAAACTAGGAGCAAATGATTCTAAATATTTCGCACCTACCATTTCTTTTAGCAAGAACGAACTCCAACACATTGCTTTTTTAGCATCTGGAAAAAATAATGTAAAAAGTGTTTGGGATCTATCGTTGATGGAATTAGAAGAGTATAACAGGCTCATAACAGATTTTGGAAGAAAAGTAATGGACAATTACGCTTTAAACTTCAATCGACAAGACAAAGGAGTTCAAACCGGGGCTGATTTGGTTTATTTTGGAAAGATTGAGCATTTTAGAAAATTTAAAGGTACTGATAAGGAAGTAGCTGATAAGAGTGTAAAGTCAGGCACATTTAAACAAGGTCTTCAATCGCATATACACGTTATTGTATCACGGAAAGATAAGACACAAAAATTGAAATTAAGTCCTACTTGTAATGAAAAACTAACCAATAGAACTATTGGTGACAATGAATATCAAGTGGGATTTGATCGAGTAAAGTGGATTGATATGAATGAAAAAACATTTGATGAACATTTTAAATACCAGCGCAAAGAGCTTGAAAAATTTAAAAATCAAAATATCTTTAAAAATGGCAGTCCTCAAGAGAAATACGATTTAAATAAATTAATTAAATCCAATCAAACGAATTTCGAAGCAGCTATTGATAAGCATCAACTATGGAAAACCATAACAATGGTTCAAGATCCTGCGGGCTTAAAGGAAAAAACAACTCAAACATTAAATGATTTCCCAAATGATGAAATAGTGACCCAAGAAAGCACTTCTGAGTTTGAAAATTGCGCAATTGCTGACGCTGATAAAAAGAAGAAGAGAAAGAGTATCAGCACTAACAGAGAAACATAA
- a CDS encoding BfmA/BtgA family mobilization protein, with product MTKKSILIEEKPHKELAKLSESLRLNYGTLVEEMIYYFKKTGINPKDAVNKDPSAMVSALDKRIVSFLKVQERDILKPLRQDVFDYQNSQKIEIDKLKDLIVKQINKNSENIGATEKKYLEFLNKINNTDSDRTKLVNAELQKTQKALVILCRLLDDKNKSGAIDKIKTLFS from the coding sequence ATGACCAAAAAAAGCATTTTGATTGAGGAAAAACCACATAAGGAGCTTGCGAAGTTATCTGAAAGTTTAAGGTTAAATTATGGTACTTTAGTTGAAGAAATGATCTACTATTTTAAAAAAACAGGCATTAATCCAAAAGATGCTGTGAACAAAGATCCTTCGGCAATGGTTTCTGCTTTGGATAAAAGAATTGTTTCTTTTTTAAAAGTTCAAGAGCGGGACATTTTGAAACCTTTAAGGCAAGATGTTTTTGATTATCAAAATTCGCAAAAAATAGAAATTGATAAATTAAAGGATTTAATTGTAAAACAAATAAATAAGAACTCAGAGAACATTGGTGCTACTGAAAAAAAATATTTAGAGTTCTTAAATAAAATAAACAATACTGATAGTGACAGAACCAAACTTGTTAATGCTGAATTACAAAAAACCCAAAAAGCTTTAGTAATTCTTTGCCGATTATTAGATGACAAAAATAAATCGGGAGCAATTGACAAAATTAAAACGCTGTTTTCATAA
- the dnaB gene encoding replicative DNA helicase, with translation MESQAKEFRKNDSNRVIELEKGKLLPHAIDIEEAVLGAMMISMNGAHECLLILKSPEVFYKIENVSIFKSIQKLYQEGAPIDLLSVSSSLRTMGLLNSIGGDIYLIELTQKISSSAHIEFHCRILIQYYIRRKMIFDNAELSALAYDVEKDIFELMAHAERNIGSLREQTSTGVSDLSMKEGLTRIGKRIEVLTLKKSNELSGCFTGFKKLDAITNGWQNSDLIVIGARPGMGKTSLVLKTMLENIKQNIPVGFISCEMSSEQLMTRLVACNSNFDLNQLLRTGFNESIYFEEFIILKGKMEKYPAYFDDQSSDVYDVIAKIRFWHRKFGIRMVIIDYLQLMSCKLLNKNSIREQEIATITRSLKRLAKELNIPIIVLSQLGRDVENRSDRRPLLKDLRESGAIEQDADLVAFIYRPSYYGIELDDAMLRQGANTEFIIAKHRNGSLDRKGLFFDESKTKFTDPQDNNESY, from the coding sequence ATGGAATCTCAAGCCAAAGAATTTAGAAAAAATGATTCAAATCGAGTAATCGAACTTGAAAAGGGGAAATTACTACCACACGCAATTGATATTGAGGAGGCAGTTCTTGGAGCAATGATGATTTCAATGAATGGTGCTCACGAGTGTCTGTTAATTTTAAAAAGCCCTGAAGTTTTTTACAAAATTGAAAATGTAAGTATTTTTAAATCCATTCAGAAATTATATCAAGAAGGAGCTCCTATTGATTTACTTTCTGTTTCTTCTAGCCTACGTACAATGGGCTTGCTAAATTCAATTGGGGGAGATATTTATTTGATTGAGCTTACACAAAAGATATCCTCGTCAGCTCATATTGAATTTCATTGTAGAATATTAATACAATATTACATAAGACGAAAAATGATTTTTGATAATGCTGAATTATCTGCATTAGCTTATGATGTGGAGAAGGATATATTTGAATTGATGGCTCATGCTGAAAGGAATATTGGTTCACTTAGAGAACAAACTTCGACCGGTGTTTCAGATTTATCAATGAAAGAAGGATTAACTAGAATTGGAAAACGAATTGAGGTTTTAACATTAAAAAAAAGTAATGAATTATCAGGTTGTTTTACTGGTTTCAAAAAACTAGATGCAATTACTAATGGTTGGCAAAATTCTGATTTAATTGTTATCGGCGCACGTCCTGGAATGGGTAAAACGAGCTTAGTTCTTAAAACAATGCTCGAAAATATAAAACAAAATATACCTGTAGGCTTTATATCATGTGAAATGAGTTCAGAGCAATTAATGACAAGATTGGTTGCTTGTAATAGTAATTTTGATTTGAATCAATTATTAAGAACAGGATTCAATGAAAGTATTTATTTTGAAGAGTTCATCATTTTAAAAGGCAAAATGGAGAAATATCCAGCATACTTTGATGACCAATCATCTGATGTTTATGATGTTATTGCAAAAATACGTTTCTGGCATAGGAAATTTGGGATTAGAATGGTAATTATCGATTATTTGCAACTAATGAGTTGTAAATTATTAAATAAAAATAGTATTAGAGAGCAAGAAATAGCTACGATTACTAGATCCTTGAAACGATTAGCAAAGGAATTAAATATTCCCATTATAGTGCTTTCTCAATTAGGTAGGGATGTTGAAAATAGATCTGATAGGAGACCTTTACTGAAAGATTTACGCGAATCTGGAGCAATTGAACAAGATGCCGATTTAGTTGCTTTTATTTATCGTCCTTCATATTATGGAATTGAACTTGATGATGCAATGTTGAGACAAGGAGCAAATACAGAGTTCATAATTGCAAAACATCGAAATGGATCTTTAGATAGAAAAGGATTATTTTTTGATGAAAGCAAAACAAAATTTACAGATCCTCAAGACAATAATGAAAGTTATTAG
- a CDS encoding Arm DNA-binding domain-containing protein, translating to MKTKITLHFYTKSTKANTSGQLPIYIRLTMDGKRMEFSSKEFIDAAKWSTELSKMKGTSEEARSLNKYLNLMKSKIFDIQMELIHKNELLTLEVFKNKLLGIEERQRTLIPILQDHNNKIKELVPIEYTLLVNKT from the coding sequence ATGAAAACAAAAATCACATTACACTTTTATACTAAAAGCACCAAAGCCAACACTTCAGGTCAATTACCAATCTATATTAGATTGACTATGGATGGAAAACGAATGGAATTCAGTTCAAAGGAATTCATTGATGCAGCAAAATGGTCAACCGAATTGTCAAAAATGAAAGGAACCTCAGAGGAAGCCCGTTCATTAAATAAATACCTTAATTTGATGAAATCAAAAATATTTGACATTCAGATGGAATTAATTCACAAAAACGAATTGCTGACACTTGAAGTTTTCAAAAACAAATTACTAGGTATCGAAGAACGTCAAAGAACCCTCATCCCTATCTTACAAGACCACAACAATAAAATCAAAGAATTGGTACCCATAGAATATACCTTATTAGTCAATAAAACTTAG
- a CDS encoding ROK family transcriptional regulator, producing MSLKDLLDSSTDKSLSGQKWHMLRQAIVKRLLSAGNATIAELSSELQSSVPTVTKAVNELLSEGYVVDLGKVSNSGGRRPSLYSINPTCAYFLGVEVNIASMSIGLQNIKNEFVSIELGTAFVLENTQESLLEFCNLINSFIEDSSVEKKMIVGVCINFSGRINSMEGFSYNYFFSENRPLTEIISDQLELPVHLENDTRAMTFGEYCEGVVDDEQNIIFVNYSWGVAIGMITDGKLYYGKSGYSGEFGHSTIFNNEIMCQCGKLGCLETEISGWSLVNQFKAALKEGKQSKVVLDQSSSALQHHAIISGAINLEDTLCVDLVTRQSEKMGRYLSILLNIFNPDLLVIGGDFAQLGEYALLPIQSSLKKYSLGLVNRDMKLKKSTLGRRAGVIGACCVIKEKMLSPLINI from the coding sequence ATGAGCTTAAAAGATTTATTAGACAGTAGTACAGACAAAAGTCTTTCTGGACAAAAGTGGCATATGCTAAGACAAGCAATCGTAAAAAGATTACTATCTGCTGGCAATGCTACAATAGCAGAATTAAGTTCTGAACTACAATCTAGTGTTCCAACGGTAACCAAAGCTGTCAACGAATTATTATCAGAAGGCTATGTGGTAGATCTTGGAAAAGTCTCTAATAGTGGCGGAAGACGACCTTCTCTCTACAGCATCAATCCAACTTGCGCTTACTTTTTAGGGGTAGAAGTCAATATAGCCAGCATGTCTATTGGGTTACAAAATATTAAAAATGAGTTTGTTAGTATCGAACTAGGAACTGCTTTTGTTTTAGAAAACACACAAGAGTCGCTTTTGGAATTCTGTAATTTGATAAATTCGTTTATAGAAGACAGTTCAGTTGAAAAAAAAATGATTGTGGGAGTTTGTATTAACTTTTCAGGTCGTATTAATTCAATGGAAGGATTTAGCTACAATTATTTCTTTAGTGAAAACAGACCATTGACAGAAATTATTTCGGATCAATTAGAACTCCCAGTTCACTTAGAAAATGATACAAGAGCAATGACTTTTGGGGAATATTGCGAAGGTGTTGTTGATGATGAACAAAATATAATATTTGTAAATTACAGTTGGGGTGTGGCAATAGGAATGATTACTGATGGCAAACTTTATTATGGAAAATCTGGTTATTCGGGTGAATTTGGCCACAGTACGATCTTTAATAATGAAATTATGTGTCAGTGCGGCAAACTCGGATGTCTAGAGACTGAAATTTCTGGTTGGTCCTTAGTAAACCAGTTCAAGGCCGCTTTAAAAGAGGGGAAACAGTCAAAAGTAGTTCTTGATCAAAGTTCTTCAGCTTTGCAGCACCATGCCATTATTTCTGGTGCTATCAACTTAGAAGATACTTTGTGTGTCGATTTAGTAACAAGGCAAAGTGAGAAAATGGGACGCTATTTGTCTATTCTACTTAATATCTTCAATCCCGATCTATTGGTAATTGGCGGTGATTTTGCACAATTAGGAGAATACGCTCTTTTACCTATTCAGTCTTCATTAAAAAAATATTCCTTAGGTTTAGTTAACCGGGATATGAAACTTAAAAAATCAACTTTAGGCCGTCGTGCGGGAGTTATTGGGGCTTGTTGCGTTATTAAAGAAAAGATGTTATCTCCATTAATAAACATCTAG
- a CDS encoding SusC/RagA family TonB-linked outer membrane protein, which yields MKLTSLFLVAFTAQASASVASKTVVFLEQQSIVTKEENKLGLIQKKITGKVTDEKGESLPGVNIIAKGTTISTQTDFDGNFTIEVPDTVTTLVVSYIGLQEQEVTIGNSPLSIVLKEVGQQMNEVIVVGYGSQNRRTLSTSVSKLDKKVLENVPYSNVTQALQGNVTGLVVRTSSGQPGKASNILVRGGTSIDNPAGATPMYIVDGVIRTQIDDINSSDIASLQVLKDAAATSIYGARASNGVIIVTTSTGKAGVTKITYNVSTQNSQIGKKYDFLDGGDYIRLQRLGLYNAAEIAGLTTTTGIARLGQLTGATPAGTGNNLLSNTPFATLLKSNLSATTIQGLQAKGWQEIVDPLNANNTIMYKSTNWNDVLFKNAITQNHTLGFSGGSDKGVFDLSLGYLKGDGITIFTGYQRFTSKLNASLQVADNFTLNGRVLYSKSSNNQVVASSVVFNRYLGNSPTTKLYLEDGTLAPGQNNINGNPLYQMGKMKGINENNKLQMSVDGDLKLTTDLTFTPSLSLYNENENDNTFQQAFLSGNNGLVDNTRTATRLSNQITQYQYEGVFTYVKNLETIGDFQAKLGASKFDRSIKTFNASGKGSPSDLAQTLDSSPIPVSVYSNNTRLILNSVFGRVNYDYKSKYFATASFRYDGASSLGPDNKYGFFPGLSVGWNAQEEKFWSVMPEAVSSLKLRGSYGVNGNLGTLGDFQAGGLYSGSANGFANSYNGQSAIINSQIANPGLKWEQSQTFNAGFDLGFNQDRIRLIGDFYNKLTSDLLTNLTLPSNSGFSTVLTNLGGLRSKGFELELNANVYNQNDLKINFGANISHNTNVIEKLPFNGNTNNRIGGTEIWDKSSGSYKYVGGLQEGNKIGDFYAHKQLYILSTQAEADAYNLLVHDNYVTKTGLTGGNPTGKKFAGDAVFEDTDNNGVIDSRDRTFMGNMFPKFTGGFNLNAEYKGFSLAVRTDYSLGATIYNEARARFVGQFQGNYGLLAESLQSWQKEGDITNVPRYRWADQTNQNNLFRSEASGASYNNNMFQGNSRYYESGDYLCLREVTISYTLPKSMIEKIRLTNIRVYLTGSNLYYFTKYSGLNPEVQGIDGGSSLGLLDSGAKGTYPVPRNIILGLNIGL from the coding sequence ATGAAATTAACATCCTTATTTCTAGTAGCTTTTACTGCACAAGCATCGGCTTCAGTTGCTTCAAAGACTGTTGTTTTTTTAGAACAACAAAGTATCGTTACAAAAGAAGAAAACAAATTAGGCCTAATCCAAAAGAAAATTACAGGAAAGGTAACTGATGAAAAAGGAGAATCTTTACCTGGAGTAAATATTATTGCTAAAGGCACTACTATTTCAACACAAACCGATTTTGATGGTAATTTTACTATTGAAGTACCGGATACAGTTACAACCCTAGTGGTATCCTATATAGGTCTTCAAGAGCAAGAAGTGACTATTGGAAACTCACCGCTAAGCATTGTACTTAAAGAAGTCGGACAACAAATGAATGAAGTAATTGTTGTTGGTTATGGTTCCCAAAATAGAAGAACCTTAAGTACTTCAGTTTCTAAACTAGATAAAAAAGTATTAGAAAATGTTCCTTATTCTAACGTAACACAAGCATTACAAGGAAACGTTACGGGTTTAGTAGTACGTACTTCTTCTGGACAACCTGGAAAAGCATCAAATATTTTAGTTCGTGGAGGAACTTCTATTGATAATCCAGCAGGAGCAACACCAATGTATATTGTCGATGGAGTTATTAGAACACAAATTGATGATATTAACTCTTCTGATATTGCATCTTTACAAGTATTAAAAGATGCTGCGGCAACCTCCATTTATGGTGCCAGAGCTTCAAATGGGGTTATTATTGTTACCACATCGACTGGTAAAGCTGGCGTGACTAAAATCACTTATAATGTTTCTACTCAAAATAGTCAAATCGGAAAAAAATATGACTTTTTAGATGGCGGGGACTATATTAGACTACAACGCTTAGGTTTGTATAATGCTGCCGAAATAGCAGGACTTACTACAACTACTGGTATTGCCAGATTAGGACAATTAACTGGGGCAACGCCCGCTGGTACAGGTAATAATTTATTATCAAATACACCATTTGCCACTTTATTGAAATCAAATTTATCAGCTACAACAATTCAAGGCTTACAAGCCAAAGGATGGCAAGAAATTGTTGATCCATTAAATGCTAACAATACAATTATGTATAAAAGCACAAATTGGAATGATGTTTTATTTAAAAACGCAATTACCCAAAATCATACTTTAGGTTTTAGTGGAGGTAGTGATAAAGGTGTATTCGATTTAAGTTTAGGTTATTTAAAAGGAGATGGTATCACTATATTTACTGGATACCAACGTTTTACAAGTAAATTAAACGCTTCCTTGCAAGTAGCCGATAACTTTACCTTAAATGGTAGAGTGTTATATTCTAAATCAAGCAATAACCAAGTAGTAGCCAGCAGTGTTGTTTTTAATAGATACTTAGGTAATTCTCCAACAACTAAACTCTATTTAGAGGATGGCACATTAGCTCCTGGGCAGAATAACATTAATGGAAATCCATTATACCAAATGGGTAAAATGAAGGGAATTAATGAGAATAATAAATTACAAATGAGTGTTGATGGTGATCTAAAACTTACTACTGATTTAACGTTTACTCCCTCTTTATCGCTGTATAATGAAAATGAAAACGATAATACTTTCCAACAAGCTTTCTTAAGTGGTAATAATGGTTTAGTTGACAATACTCGTACAGCCACTAGATTAAGTAATCAAATTACTCAATATCAATACGAAGGAGTTTTTACTTACGTTAAAAATTTAGAAACTATAGGAGACTTTCAAGCAAAACTTGGTGCATCTAAATTTGACAGAAGCATAAAAACCTTTAATGCATCTGGAAAAGGAAGTCCTTCTGACCTAGCACAGACTTTAGATTCTTCACCAATACCGGTTTCAGTATATAGTAACAACACAAGATTAATATTGAATAGTGTTTTTGGTCGTGTAAATTACGATTATAAAAGCAAGTATTTTGCAACAGCTTCATTTAGATATGATGGTGCTTCTAGTTTAGGACCGGACAATAAGTATGGCTTTTTCCCTGGATTATCTGTGGGTTGGAATGCACAGGAAGAGAAATTTTGGTCAGTGATGCCTGAAGCCGTTTCTTCTTTAAAACTTCGTGGAAGTTATGGGGTAAACGGAAACTTAGGTACTTTGGGTGATTTCCAAGCAGGTGGATTATATTCTGGATCTGCTAACGGATTCGCTAATAGTTATAATGGTCAATCAGCAATTATCAACTCTCAAATCGCAAACCCAGGTTTAAAATGGGAACAATCTCAAACTTTTAATGCTGGTTTTGATTTAGGTTTTAATCAAGATAGAATTAGATTAATTGGAGATTTTTACAATAAATTAACTTCTGATTTATTAACAAACTTAACGCTTCCTTCTAATAGTGGTTTCTCTACTGTTCTAACGAACTTGGGAGGATTGAGAAGTAAAGGATTTGAATTAGAATTGAATGCCAATGTTTACAATCAAAACGATTTGAAAATTAACTTTGGAGCTAATATCTCTCACAATACAAACGTTATCGAGAAACTTCCATTTAATGGCAATACAAATAACCGAATTGGAGGAACTGAGATCTGGGATAAATCTAGCGGAAGCTATAAATATGTTGGAGGATTACAAGAAGGCAACAAAATTGGTGATTTTTATGCCCACAAACAATTATACATTCTTTCTACTCAAGCAGAGGCAGATGCATACAACCTGTTAGTACATGATAATTATGTTACAAAAACAGGTCTTACTGGAGGTAATCCAACAGGAAAGAAATTCGCTGGTGATGCTGTGTTTGAAGATACAGATAATAATGGCGTAATAGATAGTAGAGATAGAACCTTCATGGGTAATATGTTTCCAAAATTCACAGGTGGTTTTAATTTAAATGCTGAGTACAAAGGATTTTCGTTAGCCGTTAGAACTGATTACTCACTTGGAGCTACAATTTATAATGAAGCGAGAGCACGTTTTGTAGGTCAATTTCAAGGTAATTACGGATTATTGGCTGAAAGCTTACAATCTTGGCAAAAAGAAGGAGACATAACTAATGTTCCTCGTTACCGTTGGGCTGATCAAACCAACCAAAACAACTTATTTAGATCTGAAGCAAGTGGCGCTAGTTATAACAACAATATGTTTCAAGGAAATAGTCGTTATTACGAAAGTGGAGATTACCTATGTTTAAGAGAAGTTACCATCAGTTATACTCTTCCAAAATCAATGATCGAAAAAATAAGATTGACAAACATACGTGTCTATCTTACAGGAAGTAACTTATACTATTTCACCAAATACAGTGGTTTAAATCCAGAAGTTCAAGGTATTGACGGAGGTTCTAGTCTTGGATTACTTGATTCAGGAGCTAAAGGAACTTATCCTGTTCCTAGAAACATTATACTAGGTTTAAATATTGGTTTGTAA
- a CDS encoding RagB/SusD family nutrient uptake outer membrane protein, whose amino-acid sequence MKKKILLYTMLFTGFIVLNSCQDDLDLKSESVITAANFWKTEDDAKAGVNGMYFNFRTQTQQNYYLLGGARSAEITSGVQSPLTLANYYNNNLTAQNIDVDWAGLYTVIHQANLVLKYVPGIQFSPTTLNEQKRYIAQAYSMRALAYFIMARSWGGVPIVTTPTENTNQAEYIIPRNTIEEVFTFIKADIESALANFPDATNNKTQLSLASVNALKADVNLWTAKQLGGGNTDLNTALAAINAIPAGPALLPNFKDVFAYTNKGNNEVLFAVRYSVTDVPSSLSDNWNSFMFVGPADFAPLSAATATATFGTLGTGAGNAGISRVQPDITRFNFASTDTRKAATYLTLMNGTTPVVTGLVKYNGTVDGAIRRFVSDVIIYRWADILLMKAEIKNALGQDPTAEMNLVMQRADASASFTNGSQAANNDIILNERLKELAFEGKAWWDLVRFNKTNLVPSMAGKKVLFPISQNTINFNPKITQNP is encoded by the coding sequence ATGAAAAAGAAAATTCTATTATATACAATGCTTTTTACAGGTTTTATAGTACTGAACTCGTGTCAGGATGATTTAGATCTAAAATCTGAAAGTGTAATCACTGCTGCTAATTTTTGGAAAACAGAAGATGATGCTAAAGCAGGCGTAAACGGTATGTACTTTAACTTTAGAACTCAAACCCAACAGAATTACTATTTGTTGGGAGGAGCAAGAAGTGCTGAAATTACTAGTGGTGTTCAATCTCCTCTAACTTTAGCAAATTACTATAACAATAACTTAACTGCACAAAATATTGATGTGGATTGGGCTGGTTTGTATACCGTAATTCATCAGGCAAATTTAGTTTTGAAATATGTTCCTGGAATTCAATTTAGTCCTACAACACTAAATGAGCAAAAGAGATACATTGCCCAAGCCTATTCAATGCGTGCTTTAGCTTATTTCATTATGGCACGTTCTTGGGGTGGAGTACCAATTGTGACAACACCTACAGAAAATACCAATCAAGCTGAATATATTATTCCTCGTAACACTATAGAAGAAGTATTTACTTTTATAAAAGCAGATATCGAATCAGCTCTTGCTAATTTCCCAGATGCAACCAATAATAAAACACAATTGTCATTGGCTTCTGTAAATGCATTAAAGGCGGATGTAAATTTATGGACAGCCAAACAACTAGGTGGCGGAAATACTGATTTAAATACAGCCTTAGCAGCAATTAATGCTATTCCTGCAGGACCCGCTTTATTGCCTAATTTTAAAGATGTTTTTGCTTATACAAATAAAGGAAATAATGAAGTGCTTTTTGCAGTCCGCTATTCTGTTACTGACGTACCTTCTTCCCTATCAGACAACTGGAATTCTTTTATGTTTGTAGGACCTGCTGATTTTGCACCGCTAAGTGCTGCAACGGCTACTGCAACTTTTGGAACTTTAGGTACAGGTGCTGGTAATGCTGGTATTTCGAGAGTACAACCTGATATTACACGATTTAATTTTGCTTCAACTGATACTAGAAAAGCAGCAACTTATTTAACATTGATGAACGGAACTACACCGGTTGTAACTGGATTAGTGAAATACAATGGAACTGTAGATGGAGCAATCAGAAGATTTGTGAGCGATGTAATTATATATCGTTGGGCGGATATTTTGTTAATGAAAGCAGAAATTAAAAATGCTTTAGGCCAAGATCCAACTGCTGAAATGAATCTGGTAATGCAAAGAGCTGATGCTTCTGCATCATTTACAAATGGTAGCCAAGCAGCCAATAATGATATTATTTTAAACGAACGTTTAAAAGAATTAGCATTTGAAGGTAAAGCATGGTGGGATTTAGTACGCTTTAACAAAACAAATTTAGTTCCTTCAATGGCAGGAAAAAAAGTATTATTCCCTATATCGCAAAACACGATTAACTTCAATCCAAAAATTACTCAGAATCCATAA